In the Syngnathus scovelli strain Florida chromosome 16, RoL_Ssco_1.2, whole genome shotgun sequence genome, one interval contains:
- the raver1 gene encoding ribonucleoprotein PTB-binding 1 isoform X5: MRLAFPEQPKVPPSRVMAAVVSVSANAKEENTDTALGSVSRPLDEKYDLAAPADREKWRPGERRHPELEAGEDVPTPGHSEGQRRADEDWTPLSPQEIQSRLERTRREFYNRRKIIIKNLPSDVSNQEVHELLCNYDLKYCFVDKYKGTAFVTLLNGEQAQSAIKEFHQHVLRDREISVQLQPTDALLCIANLPRSFTQQQFEELVRPFGNLERCFLVYRASSGRSKGYGFVDYMKKDSAARAKSELLGKQLGSRMLYVHWTEVGSLTYPLLHSKCLCVDRLPQSVVTAQDICNPLVDAHRPVFCQLAQGQDGSFRRFAVLEFATADMAEEAQKLLDGRLLGGTHIRASFCAPGPPGRSMLAALIAAQTMFVNRGKGLLPDPTAMQILSGLNNPAALQMLLNPLSQGHKQGLLGAAPAMPLLTNPALPAMLLQLLLQNQAKAQQQAGLLAENPLAPLPVQQGIHLLGDLPQGGVVSGLDPLAPLKPAPMSRAMARDQESPSFPQTPSPTLQGLSVPLLGGMMGPDGLTAQAGPILGDPTKDVTPPQSSFLSANGFPSGANCRPHPYRKRPTLSNVSNQHLSMHPSYSLRYQDSYNAEYRPVHQDQLQHLYEEQENHHMGDLPSFGQQLSRPSDLGQRHFSFPPSPPPSSYFSSDASANGCLPPGQLNRAVGMPPVSHTSDYPPGLVNTMKTPVGSHKRLFSRLIPSPEPSPEGGYVGQHSQGLGGHYADSYLKRKRIF, translated from the exons ATGCGACTGGCTTTTCCAGAGCAACCAAAAGTTCCACCGAGTCGAGTGATGGCGGCCGTCGTGTCTGTAAGCGCAAACGCCAAAGAAGAGAACACAGACACAGCGCTCGGCTCCGTCTCCCGTCCGCTTGACGAAAAGTACGACCTCGCTGCACCCGCCGACCGTGAAAAGTGGAGGCCCGGAGAGCGGCGGCATCCGGAGCTCGAAGCCGGCGAAGACGTCCCAACACCGGGACACAGCGAGGGTCAGCGGAGGGCCGACGAAGACTGGACCCCACTGAGCCCACAAGAGATTCAGAGCCGCTTGGAGAGAACTCGGCGAGAGTTTTACAACCGCAGGAAGATTATCATCAAAAATCTGCCATCTGACGTCAGCAATCAG GAGGTTCATGAGCTGCTGTGCAACTATGACTTGAAGTACTGCTTTGTAGACAAATACAAGGGCACAG CCTTTGTGACGCTGCTCAACGGTGAACAGGCGCAGAGCGCCATCAAGGAGTTCCACCAGCACGTGCTCCGCGATCGGGAAATCTCCGTGCAGTTGCAGCCCACCGACGCCCTGCTGTGCATCGCCAACTTGCCGCGCTCCTTCACCCAGCAGCAGTTCGAGGAGCTGGTGCGCCCCTTCGGCAACCTGGAGCGCTGCTTCCTGGTGTACCGGGCGTCCAGCGGCCGCTCCAAGGGCTACGGCTTTGTGGACTACATGAAGAAGGACTCGGCGGCCCGGGCCAAGTCGGAGCTGCTTGGGAAGCAGCTGGGCTCGCGCATGCTCTACGTGCACTGGACCGAAGTGGGCTCGCTCACGTATCCGCTGCTGCACTCCAAGTGTCTCTGTGTGGACCGCCTGCCTCAGAGTGTCGTGACGGCCCAAGACATCTGCAACCCGCTGGTCGATGCTCACCGGCCAGTCTTCTGTCAG TTGGCCCAAGGACAAGATGGAAGTTTTCGGCGTTTTGCGGTGCTGGAGTTTGCCACGGCTGACATGGCCGAAGAGGCTCAGAAGCTGTTAGACGGCCGTCTGCTGGGCGGCACGCACATCAGGGCGTCCTTCTGTGCCCCCGGTCCACCCGGGCGGAGCATGCTCGCCGCTTTGATCGCTGCCCAGACTATG TTTGTAAACAGGGGCAAGGGTCTCCTCCCAGATCCCACCGCCATGCAGATCCTCTCGGGCCTGAACAACCCGGCCGCACTCCAGATGTTGCTCAACCCGTTGTCACAGGGCCACAAACAAG GCCTCCTCGGGGCGGCCCCCGCCATGCCGCTGCTCACCAACCCGGCCCTCCCTGCCATGCTGCTCCAGTTGCTGCTACAAAATCAGGCGAAAGCCCAGCAG CAGGCAGGACTCCTGGCGGAGAATCCTCTGGCCCCGCTGCCCGTCCAGCAGGGAATCCATCTGCTCGGAGATCTGCCTCAAG GTGGTGTGGTCTCAGGTCTGGACCCTCTTGCCCCGTTGAAGCCGGCACCCATGAGCAGAGCCATGGCAAGGGATCAAGAGTCCCCCAGCTTCCCGCAGACACCCTCCCCGACTCTGCAGGGTCTGTCTGTGCCGCTGCTGGGCGGCATGATGGGACCAGACGGGCTGACAGCGCAGGCG GGCCCCATCCTAGGAGACCCCACCAAAGACGTGACTCCGCCCCAGAGTTCCTTTCTCTCTGCCAATGGGTTTCCCTCAG GAGCCAACTGCAGACCTCACCCGTACAGGAAGAGACCCACGCTAAGCAACGTCTCCAACCAGCACCTCAGCATGCACCCCAGCTACAGCCTGCGCTACCAAGACTCGTACAACGCTGAGTATCGTCCTGTCCACCAG GATCAGTTGCAGCACTTGTACGAGGAGCAGGAGAATCACCACATGGGTGACTTGCCAAGCTTCGGACAGCAG CTCTCGCGTCCGTCAGACTTGGGCCAGCGCCACTTCAGTTTCCCGCCCAGTCCGCCCCCGTCCTCGTATTTCAGCTCGGACGCCTCCGCTAATGGCTGCCTGCCTCCCGGCCAGCTCAACAGG GCGGTGGGCATGCCTCCTGTGAGCCACACCTCTGACTACCCTCCAGGACTTGTCAACACGATGAAG ACCCCCGTCGGGAGCCACAAGCGCCTCTTCTCCCGCCTCATCCCGTCTCCGGAGCCGAGCCCCGAAGGCGGCTACGTGGGCCAACACTCCCAGGGGCTGGGCGGCCATTACGCGGACTCCTACCTGAAGCGCAAGCGCATCTtctaa
- the raver1 gene encoding ribonucleoprotein PTB-binding 1 isoform X3, with amino-acid sequence MRLAFPEQPKVPPSRVMAAVVSVSANAKEENTDTALGSVSRPLDEKYDLAAPADREKWRPGERRHPELEAGEDVPTPGHSEGQRRADEDWTPLSPQEIQSRLERTRREFYNRRKIIIKNLPSDVSNQEVHELLCNYDLKYCFVDKYKGTAFVTLLNGEQAQSAIKEFHQHVLRDREISVQLQPTDALLCIANLPRSFTQQQFEELVRPFGNLERCFLVYRASSGRSKGYGFVDYMKKDSAARAKSELLGKQLGSRMLYVHWTEVGSLTYPLLHSKCLCVDRLPQSVVTAQDICNPLVDAHRPVFCQLAQGQDGSFRRFAVLEFATADMAEEAQKLLDGRLLGGTHIRASFCAPGPPGRSMLAALIAAQTMFVNRGKGLLPDPTAMQILSGLNNPAALQMLLNPLSQGHKQGLLGAAPAMPLLTNPALPAMLLQLLLQNQAKAQQAGLLAENPLAPLPVQQGIHLLGDLPQGGVVSGLDPLAPLKPAPMSRAMARDQESPSFPQTPSPTLQGLSVPLLGGMMGPDGLTAQAGPILGDPTKDVTPPQSSFLSANGFPSGANCRPHPYRKRPTLSNVSNQHLSMHPSYSLRYQDSYNAEYRPVHQDQLQHLYEEQENHHMGDLPSFGQQLSRPSDLGQRHFSFPPSPPPSSYFSSDASANGCLPPGQLNRAVGMPPVSHTSDYPPGLVNTMKSAGSHMPHLFIGSVAHPPVLPFIAQGEVRWRSGLRASLLALVLQWRSAFGECGVMSEIWR; translated from the exons ATGCGACTGGCTTTTCCAGAGCAACCAAAAGTTCCACCGAGTCGAGTGATGGCGGCCGTCGTGTCTGTAAGCGCAAACGCCAAAGAAGAGAACACAGACACAGCGCTCGGCTCCGTCTCCCGTCCGCTTGACGAAAAGTACGACCTCGCTGCACCCGCCGACCGTGAAAAGTGGAGGCCCGGAGAGCGGCGGCATCCGGAGCTCGAAGCCGGCGAAGACGTCCCAACACCGGGACACAGCGAGGGTCAGCGGAGGGCCGACGAAGACTGGACCCCACTGAGCCCACAAGAGATTCAGAGCCGCTTGGAGAGAACTCGGCGAGAGTTTTACAACCGCAGGAAGATTATCATCAAAAATCTGCCATCTGACGTCAGCAATCAG GAGGTTCATGAGCTGCTGTGCAACTATGACTTGAAGTACTGCTTTGTAGACAAATACAAGGGCACAG CCTTTGTGACGCTGCTCAACGGTGAACAGGCGCAGAGCGCCATCAAGGAGTTCCACCAGCACGTGCTCCGCGATCGGGAAATCTCCGTGCAGTTGCAGCCCACCGACGCCCTGCTGTGCATCGCCAACTTGCCGCGCTCCTTCACCCAGCAGCAGTTCGAGGAGCTGGTGCGCCCCTTCGGCAACCTGGAGCGCTGCTTCCTGGTGTACCGGGCGTCCAGCGGCCGCTCCAAGGGCTACGGCTTTGTGGACTACATGAAGAAGGACTCGGCGGCCCGGGCCAAGTCGGAGCTGCTTGGGAAGCAGCTGGGCTCGCGCATGCTCTACGTGCACTGGACCGAAGTGGGCTCGCTCACGTATCCGCTGCTGCACTCCAAGTGTCTCTGTGTGGACCGCCTGCCTCAGAGTGTCGTGACGGCCCAAGACATCTGCAACCCGCTGGTCGATGCTCACCGGCCAGTCTTCTGTCAG TTGGCCCAAGGACAAGATGGAAGTTTTCGGCGTTTTGCGGTGCTGGAGTTTGCCACGGCTGACATGGCCGAAGAGGCTCAGAAGCTGTTAGACGGCCGTCTGCTGGGCGGCACGCACATCAGGGCGTCCTTCTGTGCCCCCGGTCCACCCGGGCGGAGCATGCTCGCCGCTTTGATCGCTGCCCAGACTATG TTTGTAAACAGGGGCAAGGGTCTCCTCCCAGATCCCACCGCCATGCAGATCCTCTCGGGCCTGAACAACCCGGCCGCACTCCAGATGTTGCTCAACCCGTTGTCACAGGGCCACAAACAAG GCCTCCTCGGGGCGGCCCCCGCCATGCCGCTGCTCACCAACCCGGCCCTCCCTGCCATGCTGCTCCAGTTGCTGCTACAAAATCAGGCGAAAGCCCAGCAG GCAGGACTCCTGGCGGAGAATCCTCTGGCCCCGCTGCCCGTCCAGCAGGGAATCCATCTGCTCGGAGATCTGCCTCAAG GTGGTGTGGTCTCAGGTCTGGACCCTCTTGCCCCGTTGAAGCCGGCACCCATGAGCAGAGCCATGGCAAGGGATCAAGAGTCCCCCAGCTTCCCGCAGACACCCTCCCCGACTCTGCAGGGTCTGTCTGTGCCGCTGCTGGGCGGCATGATGGGACCAGACGGGCTGACAGCGCAGGCG GGCCCCATCCTAGGAGACCCCACCAAAGACGTGACTCCGCCCCAGAGTTCCTTTCTCTCTGCCAATGGGTTTCCCTCAG GAGCCAACTGCAGACCTCACCCGTACAGGAAGAGACCCACGCTAAGCAACGTCTCCAACCAGCACCTCAGCATGCACCCCAGCTACAGCCTGCGCTACCAAGACTCGTACAACGCTGAGTATCGTCCTGTCCACCAG GATCAGTTGCAGCACTTGTACGAGGAGCAGGAGAATCACCACATGGGTGACTTGCCAAGCTTCGGACAGCAG CTCTCGCGTCCGTCAGACTTGGGCCAGCGCCACTTCAGTTTCCCGCCCAGTCCGCCCCCGTCCTCGTATTTCAGCTCGGACGCCTCCGCTAATGGCTGCCTGCCTCCCGGCCAGCTCAACAGG GCGGTGGGCATGCCTCCTGTGAGCCACACCTCTGACTACCCTCCAGGACTTGTCAACACGATGAAG AGCGCTGGAAGCCACATGCCTCATCTTTTTATCGGGAGCGTCGCACATCCGCCAGTTCTGCCCTTCATAGCTCAAGGCGAAGTGCGTTGGAGAAGCGGGCTTCGTGCAAGTCTGCTGGCACTTGTGCTTCAATGGCGCTCTGCCTTCGGGGAATGTGGTGTCATGTCGGAGATATGGCGGTAG
- the raver1 gene encoding ribonucleoprotein PTB-binding 1 isoform X2: MRLAFPEQPKVPPSRVMAAVVSVSANAKEENTDTALGSVSRPLDEKYDLAAPADREKWRPGERRHPELEAGEDVPTPGHSEGQRRADEDWTPLSPQEIQSRLERTRREFYNRRKIIIKNLPSDVSNQEVHELLCNYDLKYCFVDKYKGTAFVTLLNGEQAQSAIKEFHQHVLRDREISVQLQPTDALLCIANLPRSFTQQQFEELVRPFGNLERCFLVYRASSGRSKGYGFVDYMKKDSAARAKSELLGKQLGSRMLYVHWTEVGSLTYPLLHSKCLCVDRLPQSVVTAQDICNPLVDAHRPVFCQLAQGQDGSFRRFAVLEFATADMAEEAQKLLDGRLLGGTHIRASFCAPGPPGRSMLAALIAAQTMFVNRGKGLLPDPTAMQILSGLNNPAALQMLLNPLSQGHKQGLLGAAPAMPLLTNPALPAMLLQLLLQNQAKAQQQAFLGNPLLWAQAGLLAENPLAPLPVQQGIHLLGDLPQGGVVSGLDPLAPLKPAPMSRAMARDQESPSFPQTPSPTLQGLSVPLLGGMMGPDGLTAQAGPILGDPTKDVTPPQSSFLSANGFPSGANCRPHPYRKRPTLSNVSNQHLSMHPSYSLRYQDSYNAEYRPVHQDQLQHLYEEQENHHMGDLPSFGQQLSRPSDLGQRHFSFPPSPPPSSYFSSDASANGCLPPGQLNRAVGMPPVSHTSDYPPGLVNTMKTPVGSHKRLFSRLIPSPEPSPEGGYVGQHSQGLGGHYADSYLKRKRIF, translated from the exons ATGCGACTGGCTTTTCCAGAGCAACCAAAAGTTCCACCGAGTCGAGTGATGGCGGCCGTCGTGTCTGTAAGCGCAAACGCCAAAGAAGAGAACACAGACACAGCGCTCGGCTCCGTCTCCCGTCCGCTTGACGAAAAGTACGACCTCGCTGCACCCGCCGACCGTGAAAAGTGGAGGCCCGGAGAGCGGCGGCATCCGGAGCTCGAAGCCGGCGAAGACGTCCCAACACCGGGACACAGCGAGGGTCAGCGGAGGGCCGACGAAGACTGGACCCCACTGAGCCCACAAGAGATTCAGAGCCGCTTGGAGAGAACTCGGCGAGAGTTTTACAACCGCAGGAAGATTATCATCAAAAATCTGCCATCTGACGTCAGCAATCAG GAGGTTCATGAGCTGCTGTGCAACTATGACTTGAAGTACTGCTTTGTAGACAAATACAAGGGCACAG CCTTTGTGACGCTGCTCAACGGTGAACAGGCGCAGAGCGCCATCAAGGAGTTCCACCAGCACGTGCTCCGCGATCGGGAAATCTCCGTGCAGTTGCAGCCCACCGACGCCCTGCTGTGCATCGCCAACTTGCCGCGCTCCTTCACCCAGCAGCAGTTCGAGGAGCTGGTGCGCCCCTTCGGCAACCTGGAGCGCTGCTTCCTGGTGTACCGGGCGTCCAGCGGCCGCTCCAAGGGCTACGGCTTTGTGGACTACATGAAGAAGGACTCGGCGGCCCGGGCCAAGTCGGAGCTGCTTGGGAAGCAGCTGGGCTCGCGCATGCTCTACGTGCACTGGACCGAAGTGGGCTCGCTCACGTATCCGCTGCTGCACTCCAAGTGTCTCTGTGTGGACCGCCTGCCTCAGAGTGTCGTGACGGCCCAAGACATCTGCAACCCGCTGGTCGATGCTCACCGGCCAGTCTTCTGTCAG TTGGCCCAAGGACAAGATGGAAGTTTTCGGCGTTTTGCGGTGCTGGAGTTTGCCACGGCTGACATGGCCGAAGAGGCTCAGAAGCTGTTAGACGGCCGTCTGCTGGGCGGCACGCACATCAGGGCGTCCTTCTGTGCCCCCGGTCCACCCGGGCGGAGCATGCTCGCCGCTTTGATCGCTGCCCAGACTATG TTTGTAAACAGGGGCAAGGGTCTCCTCCCAGATCCCACCGCCATGCAGATCCTCTCGGGCCTGAACAACCCGGCCGCACTCCAGATGTTGCTCAACCCGTTGTCACAGGGCCACAAACAAG GCCTCCTCGGGGCGGCCCCCGCCATGCCGCTGCTCACCAACCCGGCCCTCCCTGCCATGCTGCTCCAGTTGCTGCTACAAAATCAGGCGAAAGCCCAGCAG CAAGCCTTTCTGGGAAATCCTCTTCTTTGGGCTCAG GCAGGACTCCTGGCGGAGAATCCTCTGGCCCCGCTGCCCGTCCAGCAGGGAATCCATCTGCTCGGAGATCTGCCTCAAG GTGGTGTGGTCTCAGGTCTGGACCCTCTTGCCCCGTTGAAGCCGGCACCCATGAGCAGAGCCATGGCAAGGGATCAAGAGTCCCCCAGCTTCCCGCAGACACCCTCCCCGACTCTGCAGGGTCTGTCTGTGCCGCTGCTGGGCGGCATGATGGGACCAGACGGGCTGACAGCGCAGGCG GGCCCCATCCTAGGAGACCCCACCAAAGACGTGACTCCGCCCCAGAGTTCCTTTCTCTCTGCCAATGGGTTTCCCTCAG GAGCCAACTGCAGACCTCACCCGTACAGGAAGAGACCCACGCTAAGCAACGTCTCCAACCAGCACCTCAGCATGCACCCCAGCTACAGCCTGCGCTACCAAGACTCGTACAACGCTGAGTATCGTCCTGTCCACCAG GATCAGTTGCAGCACTTGTACGAGGAGCAGGAGAATCACCACATGGGTGACTTGCCAAGCTTCGGACAGCAG CTCTCGCGTCCGTCAGACTTGGGCCAGCGCCACTTCAGTTTCCCGCCCAGTCCGCCCCCGTCCTCGTATTTCAGCTCGGACGCCTCCGCTAATGGCTGCCTGCCTCCCGGCCAGCTCAACAGG GCGGTGGGCATGCCTCCTGTGAGCCACACCTCTGACTACCCTCCAGGACTTGTCAACACGATGAAG ACCCCCGTCGGGAGCCACAAGCGCCTCTTCTCCCGCCTCATCCCGTCTCCGGAGCCGAGCCCCGAAGGCGGCTACGTGGGCCAACACTCCCAGGGGCTGGGCGGCCATTACGCGGACTCCTACCTGAAGCGCAAGCGCATCTtctaa
- the raver1 gene encoding ribonucleoprotein PTB-binding 1 isoform X4: protein MRLAFPEQPKVPPSRVMAAVVSVSANAKEENTDTALGSVSRPLDEKYDLAAPADREKWRPGERRHPELEAGEDVPTPGHSEGQRRADEDWTPLSPQEIQSRLERTRREFYNRRKIIIKNLPSDVSNQEVHELLCNYDLKYCFVDKYKGTAFVTLLNGEQAQSAIKEFHQHVLRDREISVQLQPTDALLCIANLPRSFTQQQFEELVRPFGNLERCFLVYRASSGRSKGYGFVDYMKKDSAARAKSELLGKQLGSRMLYVHWTEVGSLTYPLLHSKCLCVDRLPQSVVTAQDICNPLVDAHRPVFCQLAQGQDGSFRRFAVLEFATADMAEEAQKLLDGRLLGGTHIRASFCAPGPPGRSMLAALIAAQTMFVNRGKGLLPDPTAMQILSGLNNPAALQMLLNPLSQGHKQGLLGAAPAMPLLTNPALPAMLLQLLLQNQAKAQQAGLLAENPLAPLPVQQGIHLLGDLPQGGVVSGLDPLAPLKPAPMSRAMARDQESPSFPQTPSPTLQGLSVPLLGGMMGPDGLTAQAGPILGDPTKDVTPPQSSFLSANGFPSGANCRPHPYRKRPTLSNVSNQHLSMHPSYSLRYQDSYNAEYRPVHQDQLQHLYEEQENHHMGDLPSFGQQLSRPSDLGQRHFSFPPSPPPSSYFSSDASANGCLPPGQLNRAVGMPPVSHTSDYPPGLVNTMKTPVGSHKRLFSRLIPSPEPSPEGGYVGQHSQGLGGHYADSYLKRKRIF from the exons ATGCGACTGGCTTTTCCAGAGCAACCAAAAGTTCCACCGAGTCGAGTGATGGCGGCCGTCGTGTCTGTAAGCGCAAACGCCAAAGAAGAGAACACAGACACAGCGCTCGGCTCCGTCTCCCGTCCGCTTGACGAAAAGTACGACCTCGCTGCACCCGCCGACCGTGAAAAGTGGAGGCCCGGAGAGCGGCGGCATCCGGAGCTCGAAGCCGGCGAAGACGTCCCAACACCGGGACACAGCGAGGGTCAGCGGAGGGCCGACGAAGACTGGACCCCACTGAGCCCACAAGAGATTCAGAGCCGCTTGGAGAGAACTCGGCGAGAGTTTTACAACCGCAGGAAGATTATCATCAAAAATCTGCCATCTGACGTCAGCAATCAG GAGGTTCATGAGCTGCTGTGCAACTATGACTTGAAGTACTGCTTTGTAGACAAATACAAGGGCACAG CCTTTGTGACGCTGCTCAACGGTGAACAGGCGCAGAGCGCCATCAAGGAGTTCCACCAGCACGTGCTCCGCGATCGGGAAATCTCCGTGCAGTTGCAGCCCACCGACGCCCTGCTGTGCATCGCCAACTTGCCGCGCTCCTTCACCCAGCAGCAGTTCGAGGAGCTGGTGCGCCCCTTCGGCAACCTGGAGCGCTGCTTCCTGGTGTACCGGGCGTCCAGCGGCCGCTCCAAGGGCTACGGCTTTGTGGACTACATGAAGAAGGACTCGGCGGCCCGGGCCAAGTCGGAGCTGCTTGGGAAGCAGCTGGGCTCGCGCATGCTCTACGTGCACTGGACCGAAGTGGGCTCGCTCACGTATCCGCTGCTGCACTCCAAGTGTCTCTGTGTGGACCGCCTGCCTCAGAGTGTCGTGACGGCCCAAGACATCTGCAACCCGCTGGTCGATGCTCACCGGCCAGTCTTCTGTCAG TTGGCCCAAGGACAAGATGGAAGTTTTCGGCGTTTTGCGGTGCTGGAGTTTGCCACGGCTGACATGGCCGAAGAGGCTCAGAAGCTGTTAGACGGCCGTCTGCTGGGCGGCACGCACATCAGGGCGTCCTTCTGTGCCCCCGGTCCACCCGGGCGGAGCATGCTCGCCGCTTTGATCGCTGCCCAGACTATG TTTGTAAACAGGGGCAAGGGTCTCCTCCCAGATCCCACCGCCATGCAGATCCTCTCGGGCCTGAACAACCCGGCCGCACTCCAGATGTTGCTCAACCCGTTGTCACAGGGCCACAAACAAG GCCTCCTCGGGGCGGCCCCCGCCATGCCGCTGCTCACCAACCCGGCCCTCCCTGCCATGCTGCTCCAGTTGCTGCTACAAAATCAGGCGAAAGCCCAGCAG GCAGGACTCCTGGCGGAGAATCCTCTGGCCCCGCTGCCCGTCCAGCAGGGAATCCATCTGCTCGGAGATCTGCCTCAAG GTGGTGTGGTCTCAGGTCTGGACCCTCTTGCCCCGTTGAAGCCGGCACCCATGAGCAGAGCCATGGCAAGGGATCAAGAGTCCCCCAGCTTCCCGCAGACACCCTCCCCGACTCTGCAGGGTCTGTCTGTGCCGCTGCTGGGCGGCATGATGGGACCAGACGGGCTGACAGCGCAGGCG GGCCCCATCCTAGGAGACCCCACCAAAGACGTGACTCCGCCCCAGAGTTCCTTTCTCTCTGCCAATGGGTTTCCCTCAG GAGCCAACTGCAGACCTCACCCGTACAGGAAGAGACCCACGCTAAGCAACGTCTCCAACCAGCACCTCAGCATGCACCCCAGCTACAGCCTGCGCTACCAAGACTCGTACAACGCTGAGTATCGTCCTGTCCACCAG GATCAGTTGCAGCACTTGTACGAGGAGCAGGAGAATCACCACATGGGTGACTTGCCAAGCTTCGGACAGCAG CTCTCGCGTCCGTCAGACTTGGGCCAGCGCCACTTCAGTTTCCCGCCCAGTCCGCCCCCGTCCTCGTATTTCAGCTCGGACGCCTCCGCTAATGGCTGCCTGCCTCCCGGCCAGCTCAACAGG GCGGTGGGCATGCCTCCTGTGAGCCACACCTCTGACTACCCTCCAGGACTTGTCAACACGATGAAG ACCCCCGTCGGGAGCCACAAGCGCCTCTTCTCCCGCCTCATCCCGTCTCCGGAGCCGAGCCCCGAAGGCGGCTACGTGGGCCAACACTCCCAGGGGCTGGGCGGCCATTACGCGGACTCCTACCTGAAGCGCAAGCGCATCTtctaa